The Toxorhynchites rutilus septentrionalis strain SRP chromosome 3, ASM2978413v1, whole genome shotgun sequence genome includes a region encoding these proteins:
- the LOC129778422 gene encoding uncharacterized protein LOC129778422, with translation MNRLSFAIILFFLSQLANGQNWASSSCQGYGCATQQGGCVPFKFWQHQCSRVCHYNTCSAASSPRRVCYKLIHLATGKCLVSRNVYDVYRSQKYATVAVNGPFKSSWNLEPGYQGGTYYIRNSQTLEFLRVGPNNRIYLVRDQLLDVTFQFRPVHRGVAWSQFQLQAVCNNGYLYVGGQTGGEGLVQITFEPNRNYYNTLWGVTSFYC, from the coding sequence ATGAACCGTCTAAGTTTcgccattattttattttttctatctCAACTAGCTAACGGCCAAAACTGGGCATCGTCGAGCTGTCAGGGGTATGGTTGCGCAACACAGCAAGGAGGTTGCGTCCCGTTTAAATTTTGGCAGCATCAATGCAGCAGGGTGTGTCATTACAACACGTGTTCAGCAGCCTCATCACCCCGGAGAGTCTGCTATAAATTGATCCATCTGGCTACAGGAAAATGTTTGGTGTCGAGGAACGTTTATGATGTGTACAGATCACAGAAGTACGCAACCGTAGCAGTGAACGGACCGTTTAAGTCCTCGTGGAATCTCGAGCCAGGCTATCAAGGTGGAACCTATTATATACGGAACAGTCAGACCCTGGAGTTTTTGCGAGTTGGTCCCAACAATCGAATTTATTTGGTGCGTGATCAACTGTTGGATGTAACTTTCCAGTTCCGTCCAGTGCACAGAGGTGTGGCTTGGTCTCAATTTCAACTGCAGGCCGTGTGCAACAATGGGTATCTGTACGTTGGCGGACAAACCGGTGGAGAAGGTTTGGTGCAAATTACCTTTGAGCCTAACAGGAACTATTACAATACACTGTGGGGAGTTACATCGTTTTATTGTTGA